The Candidatus Neomarinimicrobiota bacterium region GGTCGTCATTACCCGCAGGCGTGCGATCCGGGCGTCGAACTTCTGCTGGCGGTCGGGAAAGGCCACCCGGTTAATCTGGTATTCGCCGCTGAGCTCCAGAAAGCGTGATACCACCCAGGCCGGGTCAATGCCCAGCGACAGGCGCTCCCCATCGTAATAGGTGCCCAGATCAGCGTCCAGGCGAACGTGAAAAAGACTGCTTTGGGGAGTTGCCAGGAAAGCGTTCAGTTCGGCATACCGGTAATCGCCCGGCGGAACGTAGGTGCTGCTGTCCTCGGACAGGTAAAAGGTTTCCTGTATGCTTTCAAACGTCCATCCTATTCTCAGGAAGGCGAAGGCACCCTTCTTGGTGCTTATACGCCACTCCGGAGAGATCTCGACCGTTTCAACGGAGCGGTCGGCGTTCCGCCAGTATACGCCCAGGTCCAGGCCCGGCAGGTGATTGTAGATCCTGGAGTCCTGGCCGGGGTACCAGCCGTAGGTAGCCTGGGCCCCGAGTCGCGTCACATCCGATCTTTGCAGGAATCCGATGCCCGGTTCGTAATCGGCGCCGGAATATATCAGGTCCAGGTCATAGCCCAGACCCCGGTTGGTGCGCCGCTCCCAGGCGGTGCGTAGCCGCCCGGAAGCAATCGTCGGGCGGCCGCCGGTCATTTGGGCCAGTGTATCATCAAAGGTCTGGGCCCAGGTATAGGTAAAGTAGTCATCGCCGGAAATCCGTAGTATCCCGTCCAGGCCGTAGGCGTAGTTGTAACTGCCGTTGCGGCCGACCCGGCTGGTCAGTATTCCCCCTATGTAGGAGAAAGGATTGAGTACCCGCCGACGGAGACGCAGGATACCGAAATTCTCGGAGGGAATGATCACCGTAGAGTCGTTTTCATCGTAGAGCTCGCTCCGGGCTGTTTGCAGGTCCAGCAGGCCGAGATCCCATTCCCCGCTGCGACCAACCAGGCGAGTGCCTCCTATGATAGGCATGGTCCCATAATCGCAAAGCCCGATGCACCGGGAATAGAAAAGACGGCTCTGCCTTCCGGTGCTGAAATCAAACAGGCTGGCACGCTCCTGGAAGAAAAGGCGCTTTTCGGGGAAAAAGAGACTGAATCTGGTCAGGTTCACCCGTTCATCGTCCGCTTCCACCTGGGCGAAATCGGTGTTCACGGTGAAATCGAGCGTGAGGTTACTGGTGAGGCCATACTTGATATCCAGGCCCAGGTTCCGGACCGGATCGTCGCCCACCGGCTCGTAGGCGGTTTGGGCGCTGTTCAGCGCAAAGGAGCGGCTGCCTCCACCCAGGACATAGGGCGTGATGTAAAGCGGCTTCCGGCTGAAAATCCCCTCGAATACCACATCCTGGGCGATGGAGGGCTTTAATCGGCCCCGGTCCCACTTGGGGGGAATTGCCGGAAAAGATTGAAATTCGTTTTTACGGCCGATTTTGCGCCAGGTAATGAGTCCCATCACCACGCGGCCCTGCTGATCCTGGAAACGCAGGCTGGAGAAGGGTATGCGCATTTCTACAAACCAGCCCTCTTCATTTTGCAGAACCGCCACGTCCCAGAAACTGTTCCAGCTGCTATTCCACGGTCCCCCTCGATGGAATCCCTCGGCGTCGTTGACGACCACCGCATCGGAACGGCTGCCGGATGGATTCGTTAAAAAGACCAGCGCATTTTCATTATCGTTGAAAGTGTCCAGGATCAGGGCAAATTGGTCGTCGCTGCTGTTGCGGGCCAAGCCGTCTCGCACCAGCACGTTGCCTCTGATCCCGGCGGGATCAGTGTCATAGAACTGTCCGGCCGCATACAGGTATTCGTCGTCGTAACCGATGCGGATATCACTGCGTTCGGTAAGGAGACCTCCAAAAACCGGCTGCTGCATGGTAAGAGGCAGGGGTTCGATGGCTTCCCAGGCCGCCTCATCGCTAAGCCCATCAAACTGGATGGGGCCTGGCAGCCGGGATAAAACCACCGCGTCTACTGATTGGGCCCGAATCAGGCCAGCGGTGAGAAAAAGGAGTCCCACCACACACTGGAACACTGCCGGGCCCAGTCCTGGCGTACTGGTTTTGCCCGCAAGCACTATGCCCATCGGAATGGCCTCACACGCTTCCGATCAAATTGCGTCCGGTGTATTATCAATAATATGGGCGTACGTCCTCAAACCCTTTTAGACTACCATATTAAAACTAAAAGAGACCTAACCTCATTCCAAGCCATTCCAAAACCAGCTTCATTTCATTGCCCGGGTGGGGAATTTTCTCACAACCTGATTATGAAAAGCGAAGGCTGGAGCGACCTGTAGGGTGCCTGCAGTGTATTACGCCTGATCACTATTGCGCCCCCGTTATGCATTTTATAATTGGAATCGGCATAAATGCTGACAACCTTTAGGGCACGAACGAGGTCTTTGTGTTAAACGGTACCGGCTGGTATGGGCCGATGCTTGGCAATTGCCGACCAGATATATGGCCTACTCCGCTAGAGCCTTCTGAATGTTAAATTACGGGTTGTTTAGGTAGGAACGGGTTTTGAAAGGGAATAGATGATTCTTCTCAACGGTCACGCTTATCACAAGGCGGAATAATTCACTATGTCAAAGTTCCTGAAGTATACACGCACGCGTACCGTCTGGCTGCTGAAGCTGGCGCTGCCGGTTGTGTTGTTGATGGGCTGCGGGGCCCGTGGTGACATCCCTATAACCACCCCATCGGAAAAGGCACAGCAGATATTCCTGGATGCACGCCAGGCGTATGAAAATATTCGTCTCGTTGAGGCCAGAATACTCTTCTCGAAGGCCATCCGGAAGGATCCTGATTTCGCCCTGGCCTATCTGTATCTGGCCCGCAGCACTGATGATCCGGAGGAACGGGAATCGAGTATGAAACGGGCCGTAGCTCTTGAAAGCGGTGTCTCCAAGGGCGAGCAGCTGCTGATTGATGCTTACCGGGCCTATTTACTGGAGAGCAACCGGGAGCTATGGGGGAAGCGCATCCGGGAATTAGCGCGGAAATATCCCCGGGACAAACGGGCCAACCATGAACTGGGGATTGTATACTTCTACAATTATGACGAACTGGACAAGGCCATCACTTACTACCTCAAAGCCATTGCTATCGACGCAGACTATGCGCCGACCTATAACATGCTGGGCTATTCCTACCGCAGAAAAGGGGAATACGAGCAGGCGAAGGAAGCTTTTCAGAACTACATCCGCCTGATCCCCGATGAGCCCAATCCTTATGATTCCATGGCCGACCTGCTTACCAAAATGGGCCGCTTCGAGGAGGCCATTGATTATTACCAGATGGCTATAGAGCGGGATCCCACATTCACACCTTCGCAGGGCAAGACCGGGATCAACTTGGTTTTTATGGGCCGGTATGAGGATGGTCGTGCGGCTATTCAGACTGCCGTGGAGACTGCGGTAACGCCCTCGTATAAAATCATGGAGATGGGCCGGATTGCACGTTCATATATTTATGAGGGTGAGTATCAGAGAGCTCTCGCGCAGCTGGATACGGTTATTCAGGCAGCCGCTGCAGCGAACCTCCCGCAGTTTGTGGCCGACGGTCACCTTGCGAAATGCATCCTTCAAATTCAAAAGCAGGATATTGATGCGGCCGAGCAGAGCCTGGCCGCATGCCGGGAAATGATGCAAGCTACTGGCTTCCCGACCCTCGAAAGGCAAGCATTTGAGCGGGCCACACAACTGCGTGAGGCCTACATCGCCGCCAAACGCAAGCATTTTGAAGCCGCACTGGCCGGTGCCGCTCAGCTCAAAACTGACATCGAAGCCGGGCATAATCCGGATGAAATGAAAAATATTTATTTTCCCCTGATGGGACTGATCTACTTTGAACAGGGCTCTTATGAAAAAGCTATCGAATACTTTCAGCAAGCGGATCAGGAAAACCCGCTTATTCTTTACCACTATGGTCTGTCAGAGGCCGGCGCAGGCCATCAGGACCGAGCCGCCGAGCTCTATTACAAAGCCGCTCACTGGAACGAAGATTATTTTAGCTATGCCCTGGTGCGCGCCAAAGCCCTGGCGGCCATAAAGGATTAGCCCCCAGCCGCACCGTCCCCCCGCAACTGACAACAGACCACGGACTACAGACGGCTATAGGCTCTCGCCCGATTCCGCCAGCTGCGCCTCGATCTGAGCTAGGATCGCCCACTCACGCTTCCGCAGCACCGGCCCCAACACCTCGTCCTGGTACAAAATCTCCAGAATCGTATCCACCACCATCTCCAGATCGGACTTGCCGATAGCACCCTCCTGCGGCTGGGTCAGACCGTCAATCACCCGCTGCAGCGTCGCCAGCGACCGCACCGGCCCCTCCGCGCTCTTGAACTCCAGGCGACCCGAGGCGGCCAATATCTGCTCCCGCAGATCACGCAAATCTCCCAGCAGCCGGGCCGTCTCCAGGGCTCGGCTCTCATCGGCTAGCTTCTCCGTACGCTGCAGTACCTTAGCCCGGCGGGCCGACCAGCCATGCGCTCGCGCCCAGATGGCAATGGTGCTCTTGTCAGGCTGCACCCCGAAAGACTCCTGCAGCCACTGCACAATCTCCTCAAAGGACATGCCATGGCAGTACAGGCTGAAGGCCTCCTCCCGCACCTGATGGCCGTAGGTCATCACCGCAGCCACTCCACCAGGCACCTGATAAGCCGCGGCAACCCGGCACCTCCGCCCAGCACCGCCCCCACGACCATACCAGCCGCCAGCGTGCGCAAAGGGTGCTCCCGCATCAGGGCCACCAGACCCCACCGGCACTCGTTGACCCGGTGGTACCGGACATGCTCCAGCTGCCACTTGAGCACCTCCGCCCGGAAAGCGTGAAAACGGGCCTCCAGGCCGGCCAGGCGTCCCGCTGCTTCGGGACCGGCACCCCCGACCACGGGGCCCTACTCCTTGCGCAGGTGCTTCAAGGCCGCCGCGTCCGCTACCTTGCCCGCCAGGCGTACCCGTTCACGGAAGTACCCCAGCAGATCCTGCACCGCCTGCTGGAAAGTGTCATTCAGATCCCTCTCCTGATCGGTGGGATTCATCACCTCCAGCAGCTTCTCCAGCAGGGCCTTCTGCAGCTCCGCCTGGGCCTGCAGCGTCGCCAGCAGCTTCTCCACGTCCGGAGACTGCGCCTTCAGCAGCGCCGCCGACTCCTCCGCCAGCACCTTGATCGCCGCCAACTTCTCCAGCAACGTCGCGTGGGCTTTATCCGCCGCCATGATCTCAGCGCTCCTCTATTTTTTTGAACCTGCCTTGGACTTGGCTTCCGCCTCCATGGCCGCAATCGCCTTGCGGATGAAGACCGGCACCAGCGGCAGCACCACCGTCAGCACGAAGGTCAGCAACAGCTTCACCATCGGCGCCAGCGACAGAACCCCCTGGCTATGGGCCTGCAGCAGCAGCGCGCTCAACAGCGCCAGCCCCGACAGGATATACGTCCGCGTTCCAGGCTTGAAAAAGGGTATCATGATCTCACTCCTCTGCATACTTGCGTTTCCATTACATGGCAACATTACGCACAACAGATAGGCCTTGTCGTTCGCCTGGTGCGCCCAGTGCGCGAAACAGGCGCAAAACCGCCCGCTCAGCGGACCGATAGCGCTTTAAGCACCGCCAAACCGCCGCACTCCTCCCCCATCAGCAACTATCCGTTAATAAATACCACCCCCGAATAGTGGCAACCTTTTCCACCATAATCCCGTCTAAAAGGCAGATCGTGCGGGAAATGAACACAACAAGGGAGCACTTGAGCATAAGGATTCGGAAATATGAAACTCGTCAAAATC contains the following coding sequences:
- a CDS encoding tetratricopeptide repeat protein — its product is MSKFLKYTRTRTVWLLKLALPVVLLMGCGARGDIPITTPSEKAQQIFLDARQAYENIRLVEARILFSKAIRKDPDFALAYLYLARSTDDPEERESSMKRAVALESGVSKGEQLLIDAYRAYLLESNRELWGKRIRELARKYPRDKRANHELGIVYFYNYDELDKAITYYLKAIAIDADYAPTYNMLGYSYRRKGEYEQAKEAFQNYIRLIPDEPNPYDSMADLLTKMGRFEEAIDYYQMAIERDPTFTPSQGKTGINLVFMGRYEDGRAAIQTAVETAVTPSYKIMEMGRIARSYIYEGEYQRALAQLDTVIQAAAAANLPQFVADGHLAKCILQIQKQDIDAAEQSLAACREMMQATGFPTLERQAFERATQLREAYIAAKRKHFEAALAGAAQLKTDIEAGHNPDEMKNIYFPLMGLIYFEQGSYEKAIEYFQQADQENPLILYHYGLSEAGAGHQDRAAELYYKAAHWNEDYFSYALVRAKALAAIKD
- a CDS encoding DUF5916 domain-containing protein — encoded protein: MGIVLAGKTSTPGLGPAVFQCVVGLLFLTAGLIRAQSVDAVVLSRLPGPIQFDGLSDEAAWEAIEPLPLTMQQPVFGGLLTERSDIRIGYDDEYLYAAGQFYDTDPAGIRGNVLVRDGLARNSSDDQFALILDTFNDNENALVFLTNPSGSRSDAVVVNDAEGFHRGGPWNSSWNSFWDVAVLQNEEGWFVEMRIPFSSLRFQDQQGRVVMGLITWRKIGRKNEFQSFPAIPPKWDRGRLKPSIAQDVVFEGIFSRKPLYITPYVLGGGSRSFALNSAQTAYEPVGDDPVRNLGLDIKYGLTSNLTLDFTVNTDFAQVEADDERVNLTRFSLFFPEKRLFFQERASLFDFSTGRQSRLFYSRCIGLCDYGTMPIIGGTRLVGRSGEWDLGLLDLQTARSELYDENDSTVIIPSENFGILRLRRRVLNPFSYIGGILTSRVGRNGSYNYAYGLDGILRISGDDYFTYTWAQTFDDTLAQMTGGRPTIASGRLRTAWERRTNRGLGYDLDLIYSGADYEPGIGFLQRSDVTRLGAQATYGWYPGQDSRIYNHLPGLDLGVYWRNADRSVETVEISPEWRISTKKGAFAFLRIGWTFESIQETFYLSEDSSTYVPPGDYRYAELNAFLATPQSSLFHVRLDADLGTYYDGERLSLGIDPAWVVSRFLELSGEYQINRVAFPDRQQKFDARIARLRVMTTINTRLSASAFVQYSSEVNVVGINLRLRYNPREGTDLYLVYDEDLNTDRQREVPALPTSSNRTFLLKYSITFLPRLAWSAR